AGGAAGCTGCAAAAATGGGCAAGAAGAACAGCAAGCTCAAGCAAGATACTATCGATCGACTCACCACTGACACGTATTGTAAGCTGCTCTATGtatacaatatataccgtaaaaCAGTTGTATACGTTTAAATCCCTACATTTGTTTGATAACGTTTTCACATAAGCCTATAAAGATCAGCtttgaaattgaaacaaaattgaaagcataattatttttataaagagatAGACTTGTGCATACTATATGTGCGGAGAAAAGGACCGGAAAGGAGACTTTACTGACGGAAAACAGTCATAAAAAAACTTAACATTATTATAaagtaacaatttattaaatttttgttttagttaCAGAGAAGGAGATTCGACAGTGGTAAGTTCTATagttattttcataattatcgTCATAGAAACATgcaacaagaaaataataaaataaaatactctaTTCACGCAGGCATAAAGGTTTTCTTAAGGACTGTCCGGATGGCTTACTTACTGAGCTGGTAAACAAATTCTGTGTTTCTTATATAGCTAATAGTTTTAACAGACATTTTAGTtatgaaataatttcatattttttattacaggGATTTATTAAAATCTACAAACAATTTTTCCCACAAGGTGATCCGTCCAAATTTGCATCTCTTGTATTcaaagtttttgatgaaaataacgTAAGTTTCACAAAAGGATAGATAACTCTATGTTGCCTGCGTGATCTTATCAAACTTCGTAGTGAACAATTACTTTTGTATAATTCGAAGTCCTTTAGgggtttttggttgcaaatgttcTGCATTTTTTACATACTTGCACATTAATGTTTGTTCCAAGACTGAGTGTTTGGTGTCTCATACAGTCTCAAAATGACCGCAGACCTTCTTTTCCAGGATGGTTCaatagaatttgaggaattcattaAAGCCTTATCAGTAACGTCAAGAGGAAAATTGGATGAAAAGCTACACTGTAAGTAAGATAAATCAGAGcctcagttttttctttttatcgtTCTACTCTATATACAGAAAtcttttcttgaattgaaaatttcgtcCTACTCAAAGTCTAAAAATAGGATCACGGTCttctttataaacaaaaaatagtattaaatttaGCTTTAAGACTATAAAGGGGCTTGAATTAAAGTGTAACAATAACAAGACTTTTTATGTGATCGCTGTGTTTTTCTCTAACTCccgttttaaagttgaaatctaGACTGCACACATTTGAAACCGTAAAAAGCATGAATATTTGCACGCactttaaataaagaatatttagtatataaatatttttatttttcaggggcTTTCCGATTGTATGATGTCGATAATGATGGTTTTATTACAAGAGATGAGATGTACAACATTGTGGATGCAATATATGAGATGGTGGTAAGTCGAattgattttgtaaatttatgtacACGATACATTATGTATTTAATGAGGATAAGTGTGAATTTAGATGTTCcaaaaaatcattgatttttatcaattacCCCCTCCCCATCCTAATCGtttatcgttttttaaataattgcataactttgttttagttttaaaaacagtTTCAACCGTAGTTTTGGAACTTTAAACAGCCATAAAAGGAACAaaccttttaattaaattaaattaaaataactagtTACGTGTTAGAGagaaaaaacacaaaataatattaaaaactgagaAGGAAAAAAGCACTTAATTGATAAGAAACATTATCCTGAAACGTGAAAAGCTATCCTTTGTGAACTAACGAACTACCCGCATTTAGGCAGTTAACCCACCTATGTACATTTGGGGTTTTAAACACTTAAACTTATGCCCTGCTGAAATACCAAACTTTGGCGTTTGTGGCTTTTTTGGATTGTCACCTATTGAAACTTATGCCCTTTTGGATTTGCAAATTGCAGTGCTAATATTCATCCGGAATTCCAATTTTTGCGCTTATGCCCTTTTGGGTTTCCTAATTGTAGCGTTAATCTTCTGCACTTCCAAAATTTGGTGCTTTTGTCATTTTGAGATTGCAACTTAGAGCTTCGACACTTTTGTTCTTCAAAGGTCTTCAAGGATTATGCCATTTTAGACTTTCGAAGATTGGCAACTATGCCATTCTGTGTTTCAAAATTGTGacgataatatttttttgtaattcaaaacgTTGACacttataccatttttgattggCAAACTTTGGGACTTACGCTCTTTTGGAATGCCAATCTTTTTGTTTTAGTGGCGAAAGATAGATTCGAAGAGAAGGAAGTGCACTCGACCGAATCTATAAGGGTTTCAGCCGGAAGTTATAAGACCGTAAAAGGGTTTATAGTTTGGTTTATCTTTTATTTAAGAAGCTTTCCAGGTTTATAGGTTGATTGTGGATTTATTGCGCCTTTACGAGTTTCGCGAGTTGAATTCGGGTTATCGGGTTAAATGCGGATCCTACGTTAACGGGTCAACAGGGGCTAAAACTCCTAAGAAATACCTTTATAGATCTTTTTCAATGCTATTTCATGAAAGCCAGTTAGGCCACCCTAAAAAAGGGCATCAAACCtctaacatttttaagaaaataagcaCAATTctatatttaattcaaagaaaaaccgAATTAGAAGATTGATATTCCTCGCGAGTCATCTGCTCCTCCGTGGATGGTCGAAATATGTGAAAACAACATGATCGTATTGGTCAACCAGGAATGATATAATAGGGACATAATTACGGAAGGCCCTTTAGACCATACAAAAGAACGAACTAACTCTATATATTTTCACtctaactttgaattttttcatgtagGGTAAGGCAGTGTAATTGATAGAAGTATAATtacctgttaaaataaattgaaaataattttgttaaagggTCAGCAGCCACATGCAGAGGATGAGAATACACCTCAAAAAAGAGTTGATAAGATTTTTGACCTGATGGACAAAAATCACGATGAAAAATTGACCCTGGAGGAGTTTCGAGAAGGGAGTAAGGCGGATCCAAGGATTGTGCAAGCTTTATCGCTGGGTGGTGGACCGGAATAGCAATGTTGTTTTTACATACGTAATGTTTAGGGTAATGAGGGAATATTAATTGACTAACTAAATAAGTTCGAGACTGTTATTATATACATGACGGTAGTATAAGAcgtactttttttcgaaaaatttctgaaattttctcaaaattacgAACTGCGATATTTACGGTCTAATTCAGCTATGTAAAGTATTGATTTTTATCAGAGTGTAGgctgataattacatttttaatgcaatCAACTATTAATTTAAGTTGCAATAGCCTATACACTCTCAGCTCAAAAGAAAGGCTGGCCCCGCTTTCTGTGATAATTATTAACAATCATACTGGTTAAATTAGTGTGACTAGCATTACAAAATATTGTACGATAGAAGTAAGATATAATGATACATTGTTGTACGCCATTTGTGCAGAGAAAAATGATAACTCAAATGTTATAAGACATGGTCAATTCGCGTTAAAAtcgttattaataatataattgttcTGTAGTTTGTTAATGCAAAACTGTTACTCAT
The sequence above is drawn from the Belonocnema kinseyi isolate 2016_QV_RU_SX_M_011 chromosome 7, B_treatae_v1, whole genome shotgun sequence genome and encodes:
- the LOC117175828 gene encoding frequenin-1, which produces MGKKNSKLKQDTIDRLTTDTYFTEKEIRQWHKGFLKDCPDGLLTELGFIKIYKQFFPQGDPSKFASLVFKVFDENNDGSIEFEEFIKALSVTSRGKLDEKLHWAFRLYDVDNDGFITRDEMYNIVDAIYEMVGQQPHAEDENTPQKRVDKIFDLMDKNHDEKLTLEEFREGSKADPRIVQALSLGGGPE